From the Arthrobacter sp. PM3 genome, one window contains:
- a CDS encoding long-chain fatty acid--CoA ligase, translating to MENFGIGSWLQRRRPKSGTKTAVITGDRELSYAELADRSTRLANALRDRGVAKGDRVAYLGENDPSFLETLFAAGLAGAIFVPLNTRLAPPEIQFQLRDSGAVVLIHAAALAELAERGAEGTAAVRIVVVDAGGAAGAGDSGGAGSAETFEAVIASGAVQPPDEPVGLDDPAMILYTSGTTGNPKGALLTHGNITWNCVNVLVDFDFAATDVALMISPMFHVASLDMGVLPTLLKGGTVVLEAKFDPRRTLELIERHRATTISGVPTTYQMLCEHAAWDATDLSSLNKLTCGGSAVPMRVLEAYERRGLRFSNGYGMTETAPGATTLPAARSRDKAGSSGLPHFFTDVRVADPVEPDAGPAAAGTVGEIQIKGPNVIHQYWNRPEASAESYTPDGWFKSGDMGYKDPEGFVFISDRLKDMIISGGENIYPAEVEQAIAELEAVGSVAVIGVPDEKWGEVPRAVVLLREGARLTEEQLRSHLEGRLARYKIPKSVVFVAEMPRTASGKIRKADLRKLEPGHV from the coding sequence GTGGAGAATTTTGGCATCGGCTCGTGGCTGCAACGGCGCCGCCCGAAGTCGGGGACCAAGACCGCCGTTATCACAGGGGACAGGGAACTGAGCTACGCCGAACTCGCGGACCGGTCCACCCGGCTCGCGAACGCCCTCCGCGACCGGGGCGTGGCCAAGGGTGATCGCGTGGCCTATCTCGGGGAGAACGATCCCTCCTTTCTGGAGACCCTTTTCGCCGCCGGGCTCGCCGGGGCGATCTTCGTCCCGCTCAACACCCGGCTCGCGCCGCCCGAAATCCAGTTCCAGCTTCGGGACAGCGGCGCCGTCGTGCTGATCCACGCGGCGGCGCTCGCGGAGCTCGCAGAGCGCGGTGCGGAGGGCACGGCGGCGGTGCGGATCGTCGTCGTCGACGCCGGCGGCGCTGCCGGCGCCGGGGATTCCGGCGGCGCCGGGTCCGCGGAAACGTTTGAGGCCGTGATTGCCTCCGGTGCGGTCCAGCCGCCGGATGAGCCCGTGGGCCTGGACGATCCCGCCATGATCCTTTACACCTCCGGTACCACGGGCAATCCCAAGGGGGCGCTGCTGACGCACGGCAACATCACGTGGAACTGCGTCAACGTGCTGGTCGACTTCGACTTCGCCGCCACCGACGTGGCCCTCATGATCTCGCCAATGTTCCACGTGGCCTCCCTGGACATGGGCGTCCTGCCCACGCTCCTTAAAGGCGGCACCGTGGTCCTGGAGGCCAAGTTCGATCCCCGCCGGACATTGGAGCTGATCGAACGGCACCGGGCCACGACCATCAGCGGAGTGCCCACCACCTACCAAATGCTGTGCGAGCACGCCGCCTGGGACGCCACGGACCTCAGTTCGCTGAACAAACTGACCTGCGGCGGTTCCGCGGTGCCCATGCGGGTCCTGGAAGCCTACGAACGGCGCGGGCTGCGCTTCTCCAACGGCTACGGAATGACCGAGACCGCCCCGGGCGCCACCACCCTGCCGGCGGCCCGGTCCCGGGACAAGGCCGGATCCTCGGGGCTGCCCCATTTCTTCACCGATGTCCGGGTGGCCGATCCTGTTGAGCCGGATGCCGGGCCGGCCGCAGCCGGAACGGTGGGGGAGATCCAGATCAAAGGACCCAACGTCATCCACCAGTACTGGAACCGGCCCGAGGCCTCGGCGGAGTCCTACACGCCGGACGGCTGGTTCAAGTCCGGTGACATGGGCTACAAGGACCCTGAGGGTTTCGTGTTCATCTCCGACCGGCTTAAGGACATGATCATTTCCGGCGGGGAAAACATCTACCCGGCCGAGGTGGAGCAGGCCATCGCCGAGCTCGAGGCCGTCGGCAGTGTTGCGGTGATCGGTGTGCCGGACGAGAAATGGGGCGAGGTGCCGCGGGCCGTAGTGTTGCTGCGGGAAGGGGCCCGGCTCACGGAGGAGCAGCTGCGCTCCCACCTGGAGGGCCGGCTCGCACGGTACAAGATCCCTAAATCTGTGGTCTTTGTTGCGGAGATGCCCCGGACCGCGAGCGGGAAGATCCGCAAGGCCGACCTGCGGAAGCTGGAACCCGGCCACGTCTAG
- a CDS encoding MFS transporter codes for MSQISQLQAMDAGTRRREARTVIASSYLGSTIEYYDFLLYATAAAVVFPKVFFSGMDEWVGVVAAYGTFAAGYVARPLGGIIFGHFGDRLGRKNMLIISMLVMGIASTLIGLVPGAAVAGAWGAVMLVILRVCQGIAVGGEWGGAALMALEHSESGKRGFAASFVNAGAPTGAVLGTLVMGAFAALPNDQFLAWGWRVPFLLSFVLLGVGMFVRLKVAESPIFKAALEQEQAEQEKTEQTTHGAARRREFPLLQVLRRPKTLIFTMLAGAAGFALQVVLATFSVTYAVSKGADRQGVLYAFAAASFVSIAFVVMGGRLSDKLGRRPVMIGGLVLFIVYLTPMFQLLSSNNIGLIFVAFAVGLMIHSTLFGPLAAFVSEQFGTTSRYTGASLGYQLATLLGAGFTPGIVAQIFKDSGQDTAAVVWYLAGMSVVSIVFILLTREPKNNDLRTVGS; via the coding sequence ATGTCCCAAATTTCGCAGTTGCAGGCCATGGACGCGGGCACGCGTCGCCGTGAAGCACGGACCGTGATTGCCTCCAGCTATCTGGGCAGCACCATCGAGTATTACGACTTCCTGCTCTACGCCACGGCCGCCGCTGTGGTCTTTCCCAAGGTGTTCTTCTCCGGCATGGACGAGTGGGTGGGGGTTGTGGCCGCCTACGGGACGTTTGCCGCCGGCTACGTGGCGCGGCCCTTGGGCGGCATCATCTTCGGCCACTTCGGTGACAGGCTGGGCCGCAAGAACATGCTGATCATCTCGATGCTGGTCATGGGCATCGCGTCCACCCTGATCGGCCTGGTCCCCGGCGCCGCGGTGGCCGGGGCGTGGGGCGCCGTGATGCTCGTGATCCTGCGCGTCTGCCAGGGCATTGCCGTCGGCGGGGAATGGGGCGGCGCCGCCCTCATGGCGCTGGAACACTCGGAATCAGGCAAACGCGGCTTCGCGGCCTCGTTCGTCAACGCCGGTGCGCCCACAGGCGCGGTGCTGGGCACCCTGGTGATGGGGGCTTTCGCCGCTCTGCCCAATGACCAGTTCCTGGCCTGGGGCTGGCGCGTGCCGTTCCTGCTGTCCTTCGTCCTGCTGGGCGTGGGCATGTTCGTCCGGCTCAAGGTTGCCGAAAGCCCCATCTTCAAGGCGGCGCTGGAACAGGAGCAAGCCGAACAGGAAAAGACCGAACAGACCACGCACGGCGCCGCCCGCCGTCGTGAGTTTCCCCTCCTGCAGGTCCTGCGCCGGCCCAAGACATTGATTTTCACCATGCTGGCCGGCGCGGCAGGCTTTGCGCTGCAGGTGGTGCTGGCGACGTTCTCCGTGACTTACGCCGTGTCCAAGGGCGCCGACCGGCAGGGCGTCCTCTACGCCTTCGCGGCAGCCTCGTTCGTGTCCATCGCGTTCGTGGTCATGGGCGGTCGGCTCTCGGACAAGCTCGGCCGGAGGCCCGTGATGATCGGCGGCCTGGTGCTCTTCATCGTGTACCTCACCCCGATGTTCCAGCTCCTGTCCTCGAACAACATCGGCCTGATCTTCGTGGCCTTCGCGGTAGGCCTGATGATCCACTCCACCCTGTTCGGCCCGCTCGCCGCGTTCGTGTCCGAACAGTTCGGCACGACGTCCCGGTACACCGGCGCCTCCCTGGGCTACCAGCTCGCCACCCTTCTCGGGGCGGGCTTCACCCCGGGCATCGTCGCGCAGATCTTCAAGGATTCCGGACAGGACACCGCCGCCGTGGTCTGGTACCTGGCCGGCATGTCAGTGGTGTCGATCGTATTCATCCTGCTGACGCGCGAGCCCAAGAACAACGATCTTCGCACGGTCGGGTCCTAA